One window of Amaranthus tricolor cultivar Red isolate AtriRed21 chromosome 11, ASM2621246v1, whole genome shotgun sequence genomic DNA carries:
- the LOC130827033 gene encoding NADH-ubiquinone oxidoreductase chain 5, whose product MYLLIVFLPLLGSSVAGFFGRFLGSEGTAIVTTTCVSFSSILSLIAFYEVAPGASACYLRIAPWVSSEMFDASWGFLFDSPTVVMLIVVTFISSLVHLYSISYMSEDPHSPRFMCYLSILTFFMPMLVTGDNSLQLFLGWEGVGLASYLLIHFWFTRLQADKAAIKAMLVNRVGDFGLALGISGCFTLFQTVDFSTIFACASAPRNSWIFCNMRLNAITLICILLFIGAVGKSAQIGSHTWSPDAMEGPTPVSALIHAATMVTAGVFMIARCSPLFEYPPTALIVITFAGAMTSFLAATTGILQNDLKRVIAYSTCSQLGYMIFACGISNYSVSVFHLMNHAFFKALLFLSAGSVIHAMSDEQDMRKMGGLASSFPFTYAMMLMGSLSLIGFPFLTGFYSKDVILELAYTKYTISGNFAFWLGSVSVLFTSYYSFRLLFLTFLVPTNSFGRDILRCHDAPIPMAIPLILLAFGSLFVGYLAKV is encoded by the exons ATGTATTTACTTATCGTCTTTTTGCCCTTGCTTGGTAGTTCCGTAGCAGGTTTTTTCGGACGTTTTCTAGGATCAGAAGGAACTGCTATAGTGACTACTACGTGCGTTTCATTCTCTTCGATCTTATCTTTGATTGCTTTTTATGAAGTCGCACCGGGAGCTAGTGCTTGCTATCTAAGAATTGCTCCATGGGTTTCATCGGAAATGTTTGATGCTTCTTGGGGCTTCT TGTTCGATAGCCCGACCGTAGTGATGTTAATTGTGGTTACATTCATAAGTAGCTTGGTCCATCTTTATTCTATTTCATATATGTCTGAGGATCCGCATAGCCCTCGATTTATGTGTTATTTATCCATTCTTACTTTTTTTATGCCAATGTTGGTGACTGGAGATAACTCTCTTCAATTATTCTTGGGATGGGAGGGAGTCGGTCTTGCTTCATATTTGTTAATTCATTTTTGGTTTACACGACTTCAGGCAGATAAAGCAGCTATAAAAGCTATGCTTGTCAATCGAGTAGGTGATTTTGGATTAGCTCTTGGGATTTCGGGTTGTTTTACTCTCTTTCAAACAGTAGACTTTTCTACCATTTTTGCTTGTGCTAGTGCCCCTAGAAATTCTTGGATTTTTTGCAATATGAGATTGAATGCCATAACtcttatttgtattttactttttattggTGCTGTTGGAAAATCCGCACAGATAGGATCGCATACTTGGTCACCCGATGCTATGGAGGGTCCCACTCCAGTATCCGCTTTGATTCATGCAGCTACTATGGTAACAGCTGGCGTTTTCATGATAGCAAGGTGTTCCCCTTTATTTGAATACCCGCCTACGGCGTTAATTGTTATTACTTTTGCAGGAGCTATGACGTCATTCCTTGCGGCAACCACTGGAATATTACAGAACGATCTAAAGAGGGTCATAGCTTATTCAACTTGCAGTCAATTAGGCTATATGATCTTTGCTTGCGGCATTTCTAACTATTCGGTTAGCGTCTTTCATTTAATGAATCACGCCTTTTTCAAAGCATTACTATTCCTGAGTGCAGGTTCGGTGATTCATGCCATGTCGGATGAGCAAGATATGCGGAAGATGGGGGGGCTCGCCTCCTCGTTCCCTTTTACCTATGCCATGATGCTCATGGGCAGCTTATCTCTAATTGGATTTCCTTTTCTAACTGGATTTTATTCCAAAGATGTGATCTTAGAGCTCGCTTACACTAAGTATACCATCAGTGGGAACTTTGCTTTCTGGTTGGGAAGTGTCTCTGTCCTTTTCACTTCTTATTACTCTTTTCGTTTACTTTTTCTAACATTTCTAGTACCAACTAATTCATTCGGGCGAGACATCTTACGATGTCATGATGCGCCCATTCCTATGGCCATTCCTTTAATACTTCTGGCTTTCGGGAGTCTCTTTGTAGGATACTTGGCCAAAGTGTGA